From a region of the Streptacidiphilus albus JL83 genome:
- a CDS encoding pyridoxal-dependent decarboxylase: MVSEAENLADIPFGPEDTPWQKTFSSLRVVGGRPYGTPPSSDPRTAYLGVPEVPHHKVQLPPSGLDAEQYTEAESLFRRHIDTQTRNFAGYQVTSALDYEQRLGHYLNRHLNNVGDPYQSNSYTLNSKVLERAVLDYFASLWHAKWPHDPEDPESYWGYVLTMGASEGNLYGLWNARDYLSGKPLRTQHREPGRDGAEQAPQGEGPNAFHPVAFFSEDTHYSLTKAVRALDIDTFHDLGSTRYPDDNPLAPGAPWPRKVPSTADGAIDIEQLGLLVRFFASRGYPVLVSLNYGSTFKGAYDDVEAVARTVRGICAEYGLDHRRVHQDRDANGNHDERSGFWLHVDGALGAGYTPYLEMARDAGMVEQAPPVFDFRLSDLHSLTMSGHKWMGTPWACGVFMTRTGLQMAPPGASEYIGAADTTFAGSRNGFSSLLMWDHLARNSYDDQARVAAECDGLAAYTHQQLLLLQQQLGQDLWVARSPQALTVRFRQPHPDIVRRYSLACETVQVDGAARTYVHLYAMRHLTRQRVDELIGELRQPGAFAPAPPTGATDGGARAARPAVPVADAMAG, encoded by the coding sequence ATGGTCAGTGAAGCCGAGAACCTTGCGGACATCCCCTTCGGTCCCGAAGACACGCCGTGGCAGAAGACCTTCAGCAGCCTACGGGTCGTCGGCGGCCGTCCCTACGGCACTCCGCCGTCCAGCGACCCCCGGACCGCCTACCTCGGCGTTCCCGAAGTACCGCACCACAAGGTGCAGTTGCCGCCCTCCGGACTGGACGCGGAGCAGTACACCGAGGCCGAGTCGCTGTTCCGCCGTCACATAGACACCCAGACCCGCAACTTCGCCGGCTACCAGGTCACCAGCGCCCTCGACTACGAGCAGCGCCTGGGGCACTACCTCAACCGGCACCTCAACAACGTCGGGGACCCCTACCAGTCCAACTCGTACACGCTCAACTCCAAGGTGCTCGAACGGGCCGTGCTCGACTACTTCGCCTCGCTGTGGCACGCGAAGTGGCCGCACGACCCGGAGGATCCCGAGTCGTACTGGGGCTACGTGCTGACCATGGGCGCCAGCGAGGGCAACCTGTACGGCCTGTGGAACGCGCGGGACTACCTGTCGGGCAAGCCCCTGCGCACCCAGCACCGCGAGCCGGGCCGGGACGGCGCCGAGCAGGCGCCGCAGGGCGAAGGTCCGAACGCCTTCCACCCCGTGGCGTTCTTCTCCGAGGACACCCACTACTCGCTGACCAAGGCCGTACGGGCACTGGACATCGACACCTTCCACGACCTGGGCTCCACGCGGTACCCCGACGACAACCCCCTGGCGCCGGGCGCCCCCTGGCCGCGGAAGGTGCCCTCGACCGCGGACGGCGCCATCGACATCGAGCAACTCGGGCTCCTGGTGCGGTTCTTCGCCAGCCGGGGCTACCCCGTCCTGGTCAGCCTCAACTACGGGTCCACCTTCAAGGGCGCCTACGACGACGTCGAGGCGGTCGCCCGCACGGTGCGCGGCATCTGCGCCGAGTACGGGCTGGACCACCGGCGCGTCCACCAGGACCGCGACGCCAACGGCAACCATGACGAGCGGTCGGGATTCTGGCTGCACGTCGACGGGGCCCTCGGCGCCGGTTACACGCCCTACCTGGAGATGGCCCGGGACGCCGGCATGGTGGAGCAGGCGCCGCCGGTCTTCGACTTCCGCCTCTCCGACCTGCACTCACTGACCATGAGCGGCCACAAGTGGATGGGCACGCCGTGGGCCTGCGGGGTGTTCATGACCCGCACCGGACTGCAGATGGCCCCGCCCGGGGCCTCGGAGTACATCGGCGCCGCCGACACCACCTTCGCGGGCTCCCGCAACGGCTTCTCCTCGCTGCTGATGTGGGACCACCTGGCCCGCAACTCCTACGACGACCAGGCCCGGGTCGCGGCCGAGTGCGACGGCCTCGCCGCCTACACCCACCAGCAACTCCTGCTGCTGCAGCAGCAGCTGGGCCAGGACCTGTGGGTGGCCCGCAGCCCGCAGGCGCTGACGGTACGGTTCCGCCAGCCGCACCCGGACATCGTCCGCCGCTACTCGCTGGCCTGCGAGACCGTGCAGGTCGACGGCGCCGCCCGCACCTACGTCCACCTGTACGCGATGCGCCACCTCACCAGGCAGCGCGTCGACGAACTCATCGGCGAGCTGCGACAGCCGGGCGCCTTCGCCCCGGCCCCGCCCACCGGCGCCACCGACGGCGGGGCGCGAGCGGCCCGACCGGCCGTACCGGTGGCCGACGCGATGGCGGGCTGA
- a CDS encoding alpha/beta fold hydrolase gives MSAEAVQDEYYHDLSYREGTPLVGTREGVALYHESTGEGVAITTLNNFFFTAPFWRDYTDELAKHYRVVSYDLANHGHSTRLEQEPTWEEHVADLVGLLDALEIDSTYLLASSASTQLARDVALAHPDRVRGLVLAGPVVGPQIRRHRMLQRAWLRTLNSNDIPVLFSHMYPEFVSTQMIEEYGVPGYLGLRESFVAMSTPEELNNGLALAQQGDPSSELLTRIQAPTLIALGDDDILLGPTAGHELAALFPNGRCVIMPKAGHVPFLDDVLGFQELVRKFIEEAEDNA, from the coding sequence ATGTCGGCTGAAGCAGTGCAGGACGAGTACTACCACGACCTCAGCTACCGCGAGGGCACTCCGCTGGTCGGCACCAGGGAGGGCGTCGCGCTCTACCACGAGTCCACCGGTGAGGGCGTCGCCATCACGACGCTCAACAACTTCTTCTTCACCGCCCCGTTCTGGCGGGACTACACCGACGAGCTCGCCAAGCACTACCGCGTCGTCAGCTACGACCTGGCCAACCACGGCCACTCCACCCGGCTGGAGCAGGAGCCGACCTGGGAGGAGCACGTCGCGGACCTGGTGGGGCTGCTCGACGCCCTGGAGATCGACTCGACCTACCTGCTCGCCTCGTCGGCCTCCACCCAGCTCGCCCGTGACGTGGCCCTCGCCCACCCGGACCGGGTGCGGGGCCTGGTGCTGGCCGGACCGGTCGTCGGCCCGCAGATACGGCGTCACCGGATGCTCCAGCGGGCCTGGCTGCGGACGCTGAACAGCAACGACATTCCCGTGCTGTTCAGCCACATGTACCCCGAGTTCGTCAGCACCCAGATGATCGAGGAGTACGGCGTACCGGGCTACCTCGGCCTCCGCGAGAGCTTCGTGGCCATGTCGACGCCCGAGGAGCTCAACAACGGCCTGGCGCTGGCCCAGCAGGGGGACCCCAGCTCCGAGCTGCTGACCCGGATCCAGGCGCCGACGCTGATCGCCCTGGGCGACGACGACATCCTGCTCGGCCCGACCGCGGGCCACGAGCTGGCCGCACTGTTCCCCAACGGCCGCTGCGTGATCATGCCCAAGGCCGGCCACGTGCCCTTCCTCGACGACGTCCTGGGCTTCCAGGAGCTGGTGCGGAAGTTCATCGAGGAAGCGGAAGACAATGCCTGA
- a CDS encoding diiron oxygenase — MAVREIEPVVLDLDRLENLAESGYYNPYSMFDWPDAIEDGLPWMSESLTTLAGTEMWDELTREQQIALTKFEAINFFSLNIHGIRELLNDVVNRIHERTYADVSEFLHHFIGEENEHMWFFAQFCLRYEGRLYPAQPALKADSVEHLSSVARELIVFARILIFEEIVDYYNAHMATDESLPPIAREINRVHHQDESRHVAFGRMVFTNLLAQVARRDPAEVPVVAEYLESYLQYSIATLYNPAAYRDAGIPDALALRRRALEHPVRIEAHEQVLKRTRKFLSKAGVGRELIK, encoded by the coding sequence ATGGCGGTACGTGAGATCGAGCCGGTCGTGCTGGACCTGGACCGGTTGGAGAACCTGGCCGAATCCGGCTACTACAACCCCTATTCGATGTTCGACTGGCCCGACGCCATCGAGGACGGCCTGCCGTGGATGAGCGAGAGCCTCACCACGCTGGCCGGCACCGAGATGTGGGACGAACTGACCCGCGAGCAGCAGATCGCGCTCACCAAGTTCGAGGCGATCAACTTCTTCAGCCTCAACATCCACGGCATCCGCGAGCTGCTCAACGACGTCGTGAACCGCATTCATGAGCGGACCTATGCGGACGTCTCGGAATTCCTCCACCACTTCATCGGTGAGGAGAACGAGCACATGTGGTTCTTCGCGCAGTTCTGCCTGCGCTACGAGGGCCGGCTGTACCCGGCGCAGCCGGCGCTGAAGGCCGACTCGGTCGAGCACCTCTCCTCGGTGGCCCGCGAGCTGATCGTGTTCGCCCGCATCCTGATCTTCGAGGAGATCGTCGACTACTACAACGCGCACATGGCGACCGACGAGTCGCTGCCGCCGATCGCCCGCGAGATCAACCGCGTGCACCACCAGGACGAGAGCCGGCACGTCGCCTTCGGCCGGATGGTCTTCACCAACCTGCTCGCGCAGGTGGCCAGGCGCGACCCGGCCGAGGTGCCGGTGGTGGCCGAGTACCTGGAGAGCTACCTGCAGTACAGCATCGCCACCCTCTACAACCCGGCCGCCTACCGCGACGCGGGCATCCCCGACGCCCTCGCGCTGCGGCGGCGGGCGCTGGAGCACCCCGTCCGGATCGAGGCGCACGAGCAGGTGCTGAAGCGGACACGGAAGTTCCTGTCCAAGGCAGGCGTCGGCAGGGAGCTGATCAAGTGA
- a CDS encoding alpha/beta hydrolase: MDRFVRALIQWQAGSRPEPARNLPVAQLRERYSAQATQLSAGVRDAGIETKDQLIDGGDGEFGVRTYLPPTDRGRLVTYLHGGGWTVGDVDTHDPVCRRIADGLGAVVVSVDYRRAPEHPHPGPLRDGIAASEWADRAFPGRHHVIAGDSAGGALAVGISMHHRDHGGIGFAAQLLVYPPADPELRSRSAREYGSGYLSDVDDLRWYYDLYVPDPARRRDPEIDLLGADLHGLPPTVVGTAEFDPLHDEGVELAARLTAHGAVVHHVPAEGLVHGYLLMAGTVPAAGQATDNVLAALERMLASAPSAQ, encoded by the coding sequence ATGGACCGTTTCGTCCGCGCCCTGATCCAGTGGCAGGCGGGCAGCCGACCCGAACCGGCGCGCAACCTCCCCGTCGCGCAGCTGCGCGAGCGCTACAGCGCACAGGCGACCCAGCTCAGTGCGGGCGTCCGGGACGCGGGCATCGAGACCAAGGACCAGCTGATCGACGGCGGCGACGGCGAGTTCGGCGTCCGGACCTACCTGCCGCCCACCGACCGGGGGCGTCTGGTGACGTACCTGCACGGGGGCGGCTGGACGGTCGGTGACGTCGACACCCACGACCCGGTCTGCCGTCGCATCGCCGACGGACTGGGCGCGGTCGTCGTCTCCGTCGACTACCGCCGTGCGCCGGAGCATCCGCACCCCGGCCCGCTCCGGGACGGCATCGCCGCGTCCGAGTGGGCGGACCGCGCCTTCCCCGGCCGCCACCACGTGATCGCCGGGGACAGTGCGGGCGGGGCCCTGGCCGTGGGGATCTCGATGCACCACCGCGACCACGGCGGCATCGGGTTCGCCGCGCAGCTGCTGGTCTATCCACCGGCCGATCCGGAGCTGCGGTCCCGCTCCGCCCGCGAGTACGGCTCGGGGTACCTCTCGGACGTCGACGACCTGCGCTGGTACTACGACCTGTACGTGCCGGACCCGGCGCGCCGCAGGGACCCGGAGATCGACCTGCTGGGCGCCGATCTCCACGGGCTGCCGCCCACGGTGGTCGGCACGGCCGAGTTCGACCCGCTGCACGACGAGGGCGTCGAACTGGCGGCGCGGCTGACCGCCCACGGCGCCGTGGTGCACCACGTGCCCGCCGAGGGCCTGGTGCACGGATACCTCCTCATGGCCGGCACCGTACCGGCCGCCGGCCAGGCGACGGACAACGTGCTGGCCGCCCTGGAACGGATGCTGGCCTCGGCGCCCTCGGCGCAGTAG
- a CDS encoding NAD(P)H-dependent flavin oxidoreductase, which translates to MRSAASVLGLQVSLLQSGMGGVAGSELACAVSNAGAAGCVGGYKLVGGALSAILARLTAGTDRPVGVNLIPEVVGPEELDRQVAQVLDETPSRVHLSFFGMPDDSVFDRVNVAGRQVVVQVGSVQDGVHAAGRGAVVVAQGTEAGGHLLGTSRRDDLVGALRTLLPDACLVASGGIGSPEEAARALAAGADGVLLGTAFVVAHQSRAHAGFKSAVTAADRTDTVITDVYEIGWPGRRHRVLATAATADPGLPAKFIGRTVVEGKPYLVPRFSAAVPTEATSGRIEEMALYCGRSCSEINEEVSAADVVAAFARVLPGAEPVKTNERAESHVG; encoded by the coding sequence ATGCGATCCGCAGCGAGCGTGCTCGGCCTCCAGGTGAGCCTGCTCCAGTCCGGCATGGGCGGGGTCGCGGGCTCGGAGCTGGCCTGCGCGGTGTCCAACGCGGGCGCTGCGGGCTGCGTGGGCGGCTACAAGCTGGTCGGCGGCGCACTGTCGGCCATCCTCGCCCGGCTGACCGCAGGCACCGACCGGCCGGTCGGCGTGAACCTGATCCCGGAGGTGGTCGGGCCCGAGGAACTGGACCGGCAAGTGGCCCAGGTACTCGACGAGACGCCGTCCCGCGTGCACCTGTCCTTCTTCGGCATGCCCGACGACTCGGTGTTCGACCGGGTCAATGTGGCGGGCCGGCAGGTGGTGGTGCAGGTCGGGTCGGTCCAGGACGGCGTCCACGCGGCCGGCCGCGGCGCCGTGGTGGTGGCCCAGGGCACCGAGGCGGGCGGCCACCTGCTCGGCACGTCGCGCCGCGACGACCTGGTGGGCGCCCTGCGGACGCTGCTGCCCGACGCCTGCCTGGTCGCCTCGGGCGGTATCGGCTCGCCCGAGGAGGCCGCCCGGGCACTGGCGGCCGGCGCCGACGGGGTGCTGCTCGGCACCGCCTTCGTCGTCGCCCACCAGTCGCGGGCCCACGCCGGCTTCAAGTCGGCGGTGACCGCCGCGGACCGGACCGACACCGTGATCACCGACGTGTACGAGATCGGCTGGCCGGGCCGGCGGCACCGGGTGCTGGCCACGGCCGCGACCGCGGACCCGGGCCTGCCCGCGAAGTTCATCGGCAGGACGGTGGTCGAGGGAAAGCCGTACCTGGTACCGCGCTTCAGCGCCGCCGTGCCCACCGAGGCGACCAGCGGCCGCATCGAGGAGATGGCGCTGTACTGCGGCCGGTCCTGCAGCGAGATCAACGAAGAAGTGTCGGCGGCCGACGTCGTCGCCGCGTTCGCACGGGTCCTCCCGGGCGCCGAACCAGTCAAGACCAACGAGAGGGCGGAAAGCCATGTCGGCTGA
- a CDS encoding acyl carrier protein, with translation MPDTAAEVRQQIREVLVGVFGGPSFVSQLQDAGSLREAGVPSTALVALLVAMEDAFGFQWDDDVRPEVLRSIDSLAGHVLALRN, from the coding sequence ATGCCTGACACCGCGGCGGAGGTCCGGCAGCAGATTCGGGAGGTGCTGGTCGGCGTGTTCGGCGGCCCCTCCTTCGTCAGCCAACTGCAGGACGCCGGCTCGCTGCGCGAGGCCGGAGTCCCCTCCACCGCGCTGGTCGCCCTGCTGGTGGCGATGGAGGACGCCTTCGGCTTCCAGTGGGACGACGACGTCCGGCCCGAGGTGCTGCGCTCGATCGACTCACTGGCAGGCCACGTCCTGGCCCTGCGCAACTGA
- a CDS encoding 4'-phosphopantetheinyl transferase superfamily protein: MIVESAAPRGAAPLMSMETSRVAPPHGPAEQFAAGRRAAAAALAAAGSAGRTVERARDGRPLFPQGFAGSISHTGRLAVALVVPGAEAVGVDIETAAVTPRMAAFVLREQERRLLLAPAGPYTARDLFAAKEAAFKALNCIGTLGEFLFWQIQLSRPEGVLTATYRGESVPVWIHPQADLSSAVAIRR, from the coding sequence GTGATCGTCGAGTCGGCCGCTCCCCGGGGCGCGGCACCGCTGATGTCCATGGAGACGTCCCGGGTGGCGCCGCCCCACGGACCGGCCGAGCAGTTCGCCGCCGGCCGTCGGGCGGCCGCCGCGGCCCTGGCCGCGGCCGGATCGGCCGGGCGGACGGTGGAGCGGGCCCGGGACGGCCGGCCGCTCTTCCCCCAGGGGTTCGCCGGTTCGATCTCCCACACCGGGCGGCTCGCGGTCGCCCTGGTGGTCCCCGGCGCCGAGGCGGTCGGCGTCGACATCGAGACCGCGGCCGTCACCCCCCGGATGGCCGCGTTCGTCCTGCGGGAACAGGAGCGCCGACTGCTGCTCGCCCCGGCCGGGCCCTACACCGCCCGGGACCTGTTCGCCGCCAAGGAGGCCGCCTTCAAGGCGCTGAACTGCATCGGCACGCTGGGGGAGTTCCTGTTCTGGCAGATCCAACTCAGCCGTCCCGAGGGCGTGCTGACCGCAACGTACCGCGGCGAATCGGTGCCGGTGTGGATCCACCCGCAGGCGGACCTGTCGTCCGCCGTGGCGATCCGGCGCTGA
- a CDS encoding phosphopantetheine-binding protein — MSTEPMQAVREFIVARNPKLDQLSDDLDLIDSRAINSLAFVEFIFLLEELTGESIDPEDLDLDDFRTLSAVSARFFTKEAV; from the coding sequence GTGAGTACCGAACCCATGCAGGCGGTGCGCGAGTTCATCGTGGCCCGCAACCCCAAACTCGACCAGCTGTCCGACGACCTGGACCTCATCGACAGCCGGGCCATCAACTCGCTGGCCTTCGTCGAGTTCATCTTCCTGCTGGAAGAGCTGACCGGGGAGTCGATCGATCCGGAGGACCTGGACCTCGACGACTTCCGCACCCTCAGCGCCGTGAGCGCCCGATTCTTCACGAAGGAAGCAGTCTGA
- a CDS encoding APC family permease: MTGTPLPGGSERFQRTLTTPKIVFIVIAAAAPLAAMVFTVPLAFAIGTGPGVPAMFIFAGLTLLCFSAGYAAIARRISHMGGFYTHIAHGLGRRAAAGAGMLAVLSYNAATVGVLGAFAYFAQHVAADHGLNLPWQVWAGAGLLLVALLGYQEADLSARLLSVCMVCEITILVALDIAILVRHGGAALPSASFAPDNVFAPGLGVAVMFGFASFLGFESAALYGEEAKAPHRSVPRATVIAVLIVAAFYALTSWVAVGALGPGQVRAQASNHLGDLFFRLSDSYLGHSATLAMQILLCTSLFASWLALHNASNRYMYALSRDGLMPAGLSATPTGRSSVHRASVTQTVFSTVTVALFAAAGLDPYVNMSTSMLGLGTLGIILLQALASTAVIGYFRNRREGRWQTLVAPALGALGLITAAVLVVSNFDVLTGTTNPAVTALPWLLLVVVGLGVAYASWLRSARPDQYARLGGGSVPAQPLTVPVKEPSGSLSQTAP; this comes from the coding sequence ATGACCGGCACACCCCTGCCCGGGGGGAGCGAACGCTTCCAGCGCACGCTGACCACCCCGAAGATCGTATTCATCGTCATCGCCGCGGCCGCCCCGCTGGCCGCGATGGTGTTCACCGTCCCGCTCGCCTTCGCCATCGGCACCGGCCCCGGTGTGCCGGCCATGTTCATCTTCGCGGGCCTGACCCTGCTGTGCTTCTCCGCCGGATATGCGGCCATCGCGCGGCGGATCAGCCACATGGGCGGCTTCTACACCCACATCGCGCACGGCCTGGGCCGCCGTGCGGCGGCCGGGGCGGGAATGCTCGCGGTGCTCTCCTACAACGCCGCCACGGTCGGCGTCCTCGGCGCGTTCGCCTACTTCGCCCAGCACGTGGCCGCGGACCACGGGCTGAACCTGCCCTGGCAGGTGTGGGCCGGAGCCGGCCTGCTCCTGGTCGCCCTGCTCGGCTACCAGGAGGCCGACCTCAGCGCCCGGCTGCTGTCCGTCTGCATGGTGTGCGAGATCACCATCCTGGTCGCACTGGACATCGCCATCCTGGTCCGCCACGGCGGCGCGGCCCTGCCGTCCGCCTCCTTCGCCCCCGACAACGTCTTCGCCCCCGGACTCGGCGTCGCCGTGATGTTCGGCTTCGCCTCCTTCCTGGGCTTCGAATCGGCCGCCCTGTACGGCGAGGAGGCCAAGGCGCCCCACCGCAGCGTGCCCCGCGCCACCGTGATCGCGGTCCTGATCGTCGCCGCCTTCTACGCCCTGACCAGCTGGGTCGCCGTCGGCGCGCTGGGCCCCGGGCAGGTACGCGCCCAGGCCTCGAACCACCTCGGCGACCTGTTCTTCCGGCTCAGCGACAGCTACCTGGGCCACTCCGCCACCCTCGCCATGCAGATCCTGCTGTGCACCAGCCTGTTCGCCTCCTGGCTGGCGCTGCACAACGCCTCCAACCGGTACATGTACGCGCTGAGCCGTGACGGGCTGATGCCGGCCGGCCTCAGCGCCACTCCCACGGGGCGCAGCTCCGTGCACCGGGCCAGCGTGACCCAGACCGTCTTCAGCACGGTGACGGTCGCCCTGTTCGCGGCCGCGGGCCTCGACCCCTACGTGAACATGTCGACCAGCATGCTGGGGCTGGGCACCCTCGGCATCATCCTGCTGCAGGCCCTGGCCTCGACAGCGGTGATCGGCTACTTCCGCAACCGGCGCGAGGGACGCTGGCAGACCCTCGTCGCGCCCGCGCTGGGAGCCCTGGGACTGATCACCGCGGCGGTTCTGGTGGTGTCGAACTTCGACGTGCTGACCGGAACCACCAATCCCGCCGTCACCGCCCTGCCGTGGCTCCTGCTGGTCGTCGTCGGCCTCGGCGTCGCCTACGCCTCCTGGCTGCGCTCGGCCCGCCCGGACCAGTACGCGCGCCTGGGCGGCGGGTCCGTGCCGGCGCAGCCGCTCACCGTCCCGGTCAAGGAACCTTCCGGCAGCCTCTCCCAGACAGCGCCGTGA
- a CDS encoding aminoacyl--tRNA ligase-related protein yields MTTVTDNGLGVLDGSQLRVLRAIDAVFRRLAEGWDAPEFRFPFLMRCEDLDRFDYYDNFPHLGLAATRLDPERLGGLLKGAERPLERIPAEVMEPTAFALPSAACYSIYVNLAGSTLPAEGTVRTTVGTCFRNETHYEGLQRLLGFSMREIVCVASEDVAKNHLLRAKDAVTTLFAELGLDFKLEVATDPFFDKNGGKAKMQRLFPVKEEFVVGGLAVGSVNYHRNFFGERCGIQAGADTAHTSCLAFGLERWVHVLTERFGSAEAAASAVEGLH; encoded by the coding sequence ATGACCACAGTGACCGACAACGGCCTGGGAGTTCTCGACGGCAGCCAGCTGCGGGTGCTGCGGGCGATCGACGCGGTGTTCCGGCGCCTGGCCGAGGGCTGGGACGCGCCGGAGTTCCGCTTCCCGTTCCTGATGCGCTGCGAGGACCTCGACCGCTTCGACTACTACGACAACTTCCCGCACCTGGGCCTCGCGGCGACCCGGCTCGACCCCGAGCGGCTCGGCGGCCTGCTGAAGGGGGCGGAGCGGCCGCTGGAGCGGATACCGGCCGAGGTGATGGAGCCGACCGCGTTCGCGCTGCCCTCGGCGGCCTGCTACTCGATCTACGTCAACCTGGCGGGCTCCACGCTGCCCGCCGAGGGGACGGTGCGGACCACGGTCGGCACCTGCTTCCGCAACGAGACCCACTACGAGGGCCTGCAGCGGTTGCTCGGCTTCTCCATGCGGGAGATCGTCTGCGTGGCCTCGGAGGACGTGGCCAAGAACCACCTGCTCCGCGCCAAGGACGCGGTGACCACCCTGTTCGCCGAACTCGGCCTGGACTTCAAGCTGGAGGTCGCCACCGACCCGTTCTTCGACAAGAACGGCGGCAAGGCGAAGATGCAGCGGCTGTTCCCGGTCAAGGAGGAGTTCGTGGTGGGCGGCCTGGCGGTCGGCTCGGTCAACTACCACCGGAACTTCTTCGGCGAGCGGTGCGGCATCCAGGCCGGCGCGGACACGGCCCACACCAGCTGCCTGGCCTTCGGCCTGGAGCGCTGGGTGCACGTCCTGACCGAGCGGTTCGGCAGCGCCGAGGCCGCCGCGTCCGCGGTCGAGGGCCTGCACTGA
- a CDS encoding chlorinating enzyme codes for MSAQQHDFRLTADEVAEFHRTGYAGPFTLYQPDEIEREWARTRQDLADRSGAVYRSASDGSGAADVSNYDRHLDNAFLADHITQPRIVDRVASVLGPDVLCWRSDFFPKYPGNEGTDWHQAATFANASGRPQIQWPAGPGPGGALTVWCAFTDATADMGGLQFIPGTHRTMHYDETKRMRYDPVRNVSLVKNGVRRGFFGYDYRELQIDPHWQPDESEAVSMELRAGQFVVFWSRLMHASHPHSGRTRQMRMGFSARYVPASVRVYPGASEVEEYGARVSLDRYGTVLVSGEDCFGHNRVATSTTAGHLFRRRNGGVPMGS; via the coding sequence ATGTCCGCTCAGCAGCACGACTTCCGGCTCACCGCCGACGAGGTGGCGGAGTTCCACCGGACTGGGTACGCGGGCCCGTTCACCCTCTACCAGCCCGACGAGATCGAGCGGGAGTGGGCCAGGACCCGCCAGGACCTCGCGGACCGCAGCGGCGCGGTGTACCGGTCCGCGAGCGACGGCTCGGGGGCGGCGGACGTGTCCAACTACGACCGGCACCTCGACAACGCCTTCCTCGCCGACCACATCACCCAGCCGCGGATCGTGGACCGGGTCGCCTCCGTGCTCGGCCCCGACGTGCTGTGCTGGCGCTCGGACTTCTTCCCCAAGTACCCGGGGAACGAGGGCACCGACTGGCACCAGGCCGCCACCTTCGCCAACGCCTCCGGTCGGCCCCAGATCCAGTGGCCGGCGGGCCCGGGCCCGGGCGGCGCCCTCACCGTGTGGTGCGCGTTCACCGACGCCACCGCCGACATGGGCGGCCTGCAGTTCATCCCCGGCACCCACCGCACCATGCACTACGACGAGACCAAGCGGATGCGCTACGACCCGGTCCGGAACGTCTCCCTGGTGAAGAACGGCGTCCGGCGCGGTTTCTTCGGCTACGACTACCGCGAGCTCCAGATCGACCCGCACTGGCAGCCGGACGAGTCCGAGGCGGTCTCCATGGAGCTGCGGGCCGGGCAGTTCGTCGTCTTCTGGTCGCGCCTGATGCATGCCTCGCACCCGCACAGCGGCCGGACCAGGCAGATGCGGATGGGCTTCTCGGCCCGCTACGTGCCCGCGTCGGTGCGGGTCTACCCCGGGGCCTCGGAGGTCGAGGAGTACGGCGCCCGGGTGAGCCTGGACCGGTACGGGACGGTGCTGGTCAGCGGCGAGGACTGCTTCGGCCACAACCGGGTGGCCACGAGCACCACCGCCGGTCATCTCTTCCGCCGCCGCAACGGCGGCGTGCCCATGGGCTCCTGA